DNA sequence from the Paramormyrops kingsleyae isolate MSU_618 chromosome 14, PKINGS_0.4, whole genome shotgun sequence genome:
AGAAGCATATCCCACCTTCATTAGGTGCAGAAGGCGGTGAAGACCTGAAGCTGTAGTCAGCGATTCATCCATCGTGTGACAACGTAATGGTACAGTGTTAGGACCTGGAACCAACgccaggaagcacaggaaacaagacaggggacactcGTGACAAGAGGTTCTTCCATTGCAGAGCACATGCGCAGACACATGCGCAGACACATGcgcagacacaaacacacagaccatGAGAGGCAGCAATGACTCAATACCAGACCAACCAGGAGCATCCAGATCTAAACTCTGCACAGGCTGAGGGGTGGAATTTTAACCCTCAACCTCGGAGGTGTGAGGGAGCGATGCAAGGCACCACACCGGCAAGCTAGACAGCTCTATGTGCCAGAAACAAGGCTTTGAACTGGATTTCAGCCATGAACCAGTATAAACTGCAGAGAGTGGAGGCAATGCGAAACAAAGAGTAGAGCAGTGTTGTGCATGAGCTACATTACCTCTGGGAGGGGGTTTAACAGAGTGATGACCACCGTCTGGACCAGTATCTCCACAAACACTGCTATGAGCCCAGGTAGATCCCCGCATGCTGTATATAAGGACACCACAATCCTAGGCCTCACAGTGCTAAAAGATGATCTCACAGAGTCTGATATCCCCTTGACGAAGGTGATGAGAAGCTTTCTTTGGGGTGAAGCATAGATAGATTTATCTGCACAGACcagaatcccatccagggtgcacccATCTTTCTTAAGCTTATCCAGGACAACGGCACGGTGAGCCTGaagcttatcccaggaagccCTGGGCACAAGGgagacaaacacaaatacaaaataaatacaacatTATGTTTGGAAACAAATACAGAAACACTGTGGTGATTGTGCTCATGTTTGGGGAACTGCGGAATTTAGCAATTCAGGAATTTAGGGGACAAGTAGGTTGGTTACAAGTATGTTCTGCGTAACACAGGAAGCTGTCTACGACAGTGTTCCAGTAGAACTCTCAGTCTACAGAAAACATTCCCAGAACTTTGGGAGTTTTCTTGAGTCTGTCATCAAAGTGTCAAACAATGTCTCTACCAGCACTTTAAAAAACGGTAttgaaaaaaagtaaaatgcatcAGATTTCTTGttcccagtaaaaaaaaaaatctgaaaatgatcTCCCACTCTTGGAAAAACATTTCCTTGGAACATTTTGCAGAATTAGCAACACATACAACGTTTAAGTCACTATGAAATTTTGTCAGCCCCAAACAttcagaaaacagaaaacaaggcAGAATTATGATACTACaaccaagaatgttttcataaCCAAAATCTGGACTCGACCACATTGTCGTCTTTACAGGAGCACGTGAGGAAAAACATTTTAAGGTTCCAGCATCCATATATCGGCCAGCAAGTCAGAATATACCAAAATGAGTTGGGTTATGCAATTTCTATTAGGACTTTTTCAAGGCAGTGTTTTTATAAATGAATCAACAGAACCAATTTGTCAAACAGGAAAAAATTATCAAGAAGCAatgcaaaatatttaaatagagAACATCATAGTAAATCAAAATATGGTTTCAATTTTCCATTAGTTAGTGGGTTTAGGACATTTTTATGACCTCTTGAAAGGAGGAATAGGGAACAAAAGCTTTCCAGTATTACAGAACCAGCAACAAAGTCGGGGGTGAGTTCCACGAAGCCTTCTTAATGCTACGTTGTTCTCTAATTCTATGTTAAAAGACAGAACTTACGAACGActtagcgttaagaaggctttggGAATCTCACCCAATGTCACTGGAGAAATGGGATATTCCAGTGTCTGCTTTAGAGTTTACGTTCAATGACCAATTATGTATACCTACATAGCaccaggtaggacccacttttgcCTCCAGAACCACCTGAGGGGTTGACGAGTTTTGTattcagagaagcctttctgcacacGGCTGTTGTAGTGAGCTgctatttttgtgtttgtgctCTTCCTGTTTGCTATAATTCTGCTTATTGTCCTCCGACCCTACTCATTAACGATCTGTTATCACCCACAGAATAACTGCTGACTGGATGTGTTTTGTTCATCACACTGTGTTCTATAAACTCTACACATTGTAGTCTGTGAAAATCCGAGGACAGTGGCTGTTTCGGTGATGCTGGAATCGCCATGTACAGCACCAACAATCACACAACTTTAAAAATCGATTTTTTTAAGGCTTAATCAAACAGTAAGTGTACTTCTTAACCCTGTCTAAatgctgtatgtattcagttcCCACcatatgattggctgtttggaaTAATAGGCTGTTGGCATTATCAAGCAGATGTACCTAATACACTGGCCACTGAGGGCACGCACATATACACATGTATAAAATACTCTCCCCCTTGAACAAAGAAAAAGATTAACTGGtcaaaattccatccatccatccattttctgtaaccgcttgtgcTATTCAGGGTGGCAGGAGGTCgggagcccatcccagaggctatgggcacaaggcagggagggggcaccagcccaccacagggcacactcacacggCAGTCAGTCACACGGCAGTCACTAACACGGcagtcagtcacacaccatccactcacgcatgcacacctacaggcaatttggtcaCTCCAGTCAGCCTCAGCCTGTTTTTGCATTTTGGAGGGAAAGcggaatacattttttttttgtagggaATTGTATACTACTATTTGTTTGTAGAAATAATATACACTTTCCTTTGTATAAACTTCATTATATTAAGACCAGACATTCCTTGAGATGTAGATAATGTTCAATCACAGAAAATAAGCTATTGAGATAGAATTTTTGGTATGGAAATGTTCTTGCTGCTCGGTCCTTTTCTGGAAACCTCTGTGGAGATAGTGTACTTGGATGTGGAAGCTTTATGTGTTTCCATGCTAACAAATACAAAGAAACATCTGGACCAAGGATTCATCTTTCAGGAATGAGACTGGAGTCATAAATGACTTCTCAAAAGCAGCCCCCACAACTACGCAGCCAGCTTCCCTGAAATTCTCCGAAGAGAATTGTTAGTCGGCTATAAAGCGCCATAATAAGGAAAATTCTACACTTGCAGTTCCAGAGATGTTGAATTTGCACTATATAGCAAAACGGGGGGAATACAATACATCAAAAGATCCATAAGATATTGATTATTCATACTACCTCTTGGCACCATATCAAGATGTCCTACAGATGCACTGGTcatctcatttttttttaaataggagATGAGTGGACCTGATGTTTATACCAGGAAGCACAATGCACAGTGCAGTGGAAAATCCCACGCATCACGCTAGTCCTAGCAAGGCACAAATGTTAGATGAGCAAATATTAAAAGATGTTTTTGAACTGCGAGAGGACATCAGAGGACCAGGCTGAGAGCCATATAACATGGGGGGGACCATGCAATCAAAACACAGAtgggggcaggattcaaaccaccCTTACCCTCTAGTGCAGGGTTCTTCAAtctggacctcaattccaaatccaggccttgtttgcAGTTCTCCCatgtagttagtttaataattactgattctgattggtcagagtcttcacacctgactgacaggtaaaggaaggctggaaaaccagcagtgctcggacctcgaggaccgtgatttgaataaccctgctctaGTGGGAAGGGACAACACAACCCCAGCGGTtcagattaaatattttatagaaAATAATCTGCATCCATTTGCACAACAGAAATGGCAACTGCGATGCACTTATACATAAGAACTTCACACTTAAAGCTTAGACTACAGGCACATTCCAAACTTTGTTTCTTAAACACTAAACCTTCCATCTtctacagtgtttttttttctgtgaccCAGTAACTGCATAAAACCGCTTATGCTGCAGCTGTGAGCAGATATTATGaggattttcatttaaaagtttAAGGATGAGCAGAAAAGCATAAGGTCACAGGTATAATGATAGTACCTGAAAATCTAGATCTTAATGCTCTCCTGGGTCCCCACCAAGTTTGACTACCCTTGCTTTAACAAAAGCCATCTGTGACAAACAACTTCCCAAGTCTACCTCTGACTTTCTTCTTCATGGTACGAGCTATTCTTTTGAAACATCCACAAAAGCATAAAGAATGCAGAAACCGCACTGACAATTCCAGACAACCTTTGCCAATAGAGCAACAGAGGTAACGAGTCACTTCAGAGACtggcaataattataataaaataataaattcaaTAAGATAAAACGTAGAACGGGTGtcagagagagatagagacagTCCTGTAAATCATGTCAGGTGACGACATATTtccaaaaatataatttttccaAACAAATAGTCACTTCCACGtacagaagaagaaaaaaggaCGTTTTTAATCAGACATTTATTTCAGCAAAAAATGTAGCGCACCAGCATTAACAGAATACATACAAGGATCTATATACAAAAAAGCTATTTACAGCTATTTGGCATCAATAGAAAACTGGAGGATAAAGCAGTTGGTCATGCATACATTATGtgcacaaataataaaaaaagcacCATATCAGCAATAGTCTTTAAGTTTGTCCCAAGACTCAATTCAGAAACAGACTGCGTCTTTTCAAAGGAAGGTTCCTTCCCCTTCCCTTAAAAATCTGCATTGATAATCAATTTATAGCTACTTCCTCATTTGATGTTGgactaattaaaatatattaagtttaaatatttttttagcaAAGTAAACCATAGTCAATGACACATTTACATAAAAAGGGTACCAGGAAGATAGCACCACCGATAATAAACGTACCgtcaataataaatatttaaaaatggcttCATACAATAATTGGGCGACACTGACTATTTGTACAGTGTGCAAACTGTATGATTTTACCTAGAAAGTGCAGGTTTAAGGAGGTTACAGATACAATTTGTAAATCATTGTATCGCTATTTGATTCCTATTAACAGTCGCTGGGACAGTTACACGCAATGAGCCTAAAACAGCCAAGGCACTTGTGGAGAGGAGATGAACCAATTTCATTGGCTACTGGGACAAGTTTTTCATACGGTAGTCATCAGTTTCAAAGACCCAGATCGAAAGCGGAGGATCTTCCTCTTTAGATTGTGGGATGCCTTTATTTTGACAAAAGCCTTAGCCTGGGCCGCGGTCATTTCCTGGCCAAGAATGGGTCCAGCGGCTTGGCCAAACTGAGGCCAGTTCATACCCCCACTCTCCTCCGAGTCACTGGTTGTTGTACTCTCCCCCACAAAGTCCACCTCACTGAGGCTAGACTCGCTGTCTCCAAAGCAGTTGGTGGTGTAGTTGCTGCGTTCATCCTCACTCGTGTCCAGAATCGTGGAATGGAATAAACTGGCACATTCCGCCGAATATTCCGAGTCGCTGCCTACGTACGAGTACGGGCTGGGGTACTGCACGTCAGATGGCAGGTACACAGCGGGGACGTGGCCCAAAATCGCCCGCTTCTGCCGCCGCCGCGCCCTCCTTATGGCTTCCTCATAAGGTACCTCCGTTATAGACTTCAGCCTTCGGTAGTCGCTCCTTTTGTACTTAGGCTTTGCCAGCACCACGTCACGTCCATGTGTATGGTGCTTGGTCACAGGTTGTTTTCCTGCAGTTGGGTGTGGGTGTCTGTCCACTATGCGGCCCTCTGGGATGGAGGCTGGGATCCTCTTCATTCGAGAGGAGGACATCTTCTTAGAGGATCTCAGAGGGTTGGATACATCCTCGGGGAAGCGGCACTTCTTTGGCCCCGTCCTCTGCTTCTCCCGTCCTGCCTCAGGAAGCAGATCGGCTTGCGTCCTGGATTTCAGCGAGGCACTCTTCACCTTGACCACCTTCACGTTCTTCCCACCCTTGCGGAGTTTCACCGTCTGCTTGTGGCCAGGTATGTACTGAGCGCTGACCAACTGCCCACCTTCATCCTGGCTCTGAGATGAAGAGCCTAAGCTTACTAGCTCTAGACCGGGTCGCTCTTCTGGAGCCGACAACACAGCCGGGGGGGATTTGGTGCATTTCTTTGGAGTGCACATCTTCACCGTCTGTGGGGCTTTATTATCCTCATGTGGCAGAAGGTAAGCGTACCGGTTGTCTTTAGGTGAGGAAACTGCATGAGTGCTACTTGGCTCATGGTAATTCTTTGAGCTTAACGAAGGGCCTTTATTTACAGCCTTCTTTTTTGAGAGGCTGTTCGCATGAACGTCACCATTGCCGTTGGTCAAATGTTCATTAGGAGGTAGGCCCGGGATGTGACACTTTCCATTCTCCGGAACTTCAGCCCGGGTTTCCACCACCCATTGTTTCAGAGGAGACCCTACACCAATATCCACACTGTTCACAGAACCGGGATGCACGCTTCCCTGCCAGGTGGTTTTGGGGTCAGGAGTTTTTCCTTGTGGTGGGCCCGCAGCCTGCCGTACACAGAGGCTACCTTGCCTCAAGATGCTCTTGGAGGGGTCTGTGTTTATGCTTGTGCGTGGCTTACTGGTCCTCATGGGCTGGGTCCGCCTCTGGAGTAAGCCGAAGATGTAATTATCCAGTCTTTTGTTGGTGGGTCCATAGGAGGCAGGCCAAGAGGTACTCTGGGACACCAAAGGCTGCTCAGGTTTTAAGGCGTCGCTCGAAGGCTCACCACTTTTCAGTGGGACACTCTCTTCCTTCAAGTGGTTGATGAGAGACTGGAAGAACATGGGGCTTTGTACGGCCACAGCGTGAAGAGGGCTGGGGTAGCGGTACACGTCACTCCCGTTCTTAGCCACCAGGTCGCAGTGGTACTTGGACTGGTTGTCGAAGGTGCCGTCGGCGGAAGATGGGTAGGAAGCAGAGCAGGACCTActggccaccacggagctctgGTCGTCACACTGGCCTTCGCATTCCACACATTCCATCAAGCCATCTGCAACACGGCAGAAATTCTTAGTTAgaacaaagcttttttaaatactgaaggaaaaaaaactaatcCATAAGTCCTAAATAATGAGGAAAAACTAAGAAAGGtacaattaattttaaaaacccatttaaatatttattcacaCATACTATTGCAACTGGTGAACTACTGACACATTTAGCATGTTTGCTAAATATAATAACTTAAAATGTTAGTGGTCATTCAAATCTCTCATCAGCTCAAATTTACTTTGCATGCATCCATGCATTTGTGGACCCAGCAAAATCAGCAATGGTCTTTCACTGCAGCATAAAAATCTAAGGATGGCAGAATGAATGCAGGGATGGCACTATGCTGTTCCCAGGAATGTTAAACATCCATGGTTCGCTGCTTTAAAAGGGCAGAGAACTTGCATGGGAACGTCTTCCCATTAAAAGGCCTCCTCATTTGTGTGACTGTCATTCGCTAGGCCATGGAATAGTTTCTTCTGTTTGCAGAGTTTGAGAGTCTTTATTTAACAATAAATCCACACTTTTAAAAATCCCAAGCCCTAATAAAATTACATGGCCAAGGGAACATTGGCCTGTGGTATGATCCCCCTtcaaaccccccaccccacagctcTGCTACACCAGACACTTGCAACACTCGAGCTTGGGGTTGGTGTAGGGTGAAGGGCTCGCTAACGGCAGCCTTGGTTTGAGACTGTCAAGGAGTGGATGGATTGCTTACAAATTGTTGGAGGGTGAAGGTCCCCAACCAGACAGGCCACACAAGACTACAACGGGAACATTCCATAGTGGGGGTGTTCTGATGCTATGGCGGACAAACTCACCTGCAGACTTGGGTCGTCCCTCCGAGACACTCAGGGAAGATTCCAgggggctgcagaagcagctgcTCGACTGGCAGCTGGACAAACATTCGCTGAAGACCGAGTTGGATGAGTTGGACAGAGACCCAGAAGCCCCATCACTCAGCTCGTAAAAGCCTGGCGAGAACAGAGGGGGGGAGGGTGCAATGTTTTTACATGAGCCCAGGTGTGAAAAGATTACGGTTCAAACGAGTTTTTCTGAGAAGGTGACAGAAGTCATAAGGTTGACTTTAATACAAGCCCATTAATCTTCTATGAGGAGGACGATTTCTGAATAAAATATGATCTGAGCCAAGGGCATAGTCTTCTGAGCATTATGTGGTTACTGCTATGCCAACCTGAACACTAAGATcttcaacaaaaaaaactttggtTAAAACTTAAAAGTGAACCACAGCGTGTAGTAAATTTACTTAATACTTCTATGAAACGTAATGGCAATGCTGTCAAACATACATCAAAATTAGGTTAATCTGTCGTTAGGAGTAAGTCTGAGTATGTATGATGTGGAAATGCAAGGAAAGATCTGATACCATCAAAAGAGAAaatgaaaaggaaagaaaagcaaTAACCAAACACGATCCTGACACCAAAATACCACCTCATTTAGATGACATGTAACTTCTTAATGGTCATAAATCCTATAAGGAAGCTGATGAGCAGGGGAGAGCAGTATAATTGTGTCCAAGGTTATTTTAAATACCATGAGCTGTAATCGACCAGCTCTGTATAACCTTGACACATTAAGCGCTGGTCTTAGCTGCAACCATCTATAGTATGTATGAACATTCAGAACATTCAGttttcacaaaacaaaaaacatcagcAAACTATATAGAGCTCAGAGTTCCTTTAACATTTCTCCAAAAGCAAGCACCCATATTCCAGCATTTGTATAATCAGCCACCTAGAGTGTTATTTATAAATTGATAGACACCATAAATACTGGAAATAAATACGGTACATCTGAGAAGATCTAGTTTCACTCATGATCAACTGTCATTTGATAAAAATAATTCAATACAAGGTTCAATGATAAAAGTTTGTAAATATATGATGTTGCAGAGATCTGTAGTCTATGGAATGATCCTTAGGTAAAATTTTGTGCTTCATACATTCAACAACAGCTGCTTAGCTCCCTAAAAGATCCCAGTTTCCTCCAAATTCTGGTAACAATGTTACTAATCAATCAACTAGTGCCACTACATTACCTGCAATGACCCTTGCAACCAAACTCCATAACAATGATCTAGACCCCAGACTCATGGCATATTATATGCAGTACAGTGACTGTCAAATCGCCTTAACGAATCTCCGTGCTTTCTGTCCACAGAGGTCAGAGATACCTAAAGACAGCCATTACTTTCCTCTAGGCTCACAACCCTCCAAGTGTCACATTCTTCTTGGGCTTCTCACCTGAGCTTGGCCGGCTGTCAGTCTCCacgtggtcatgtgacaccttCTCGTTGTCCAATCGGAGGTCACTGATCTGTCTGTCCAGTTCCTGCAGTTGACTGATCAGCC
Encoded proteins:
- the dact1 gene encoding dapper homolog 1, coding for MKQATAAAEMPACKESPSVRDRRESDVRSRERIEGDLDRLRTRERLEATLAGLGELEYLRQRQELLVRSVLSHREISAITGDDKVSAGALEDNYLSSEEKLLEENIQLLKQQLNCLRRRDAGLISQLQELDRQISDLRLDNEKVSHDHVETDSRPSSGFYELSDGASGSLSNSSNSVFSECLSSCQSSSCFCSPLESSLSVSEGRPKSADGLMECVECEGQCDDQSSVVASRSCSASYPSSADGTFDNQSKYHCDLVAKNGSDVYRYPSPLHAVAVQSPMFFQSLINHLKEESVPLKSGEPSSDALKPEQPLVSQSTSWPASYGPTNKRLDNYIFGLLQRRTQPMRTSKPRTSINTDPSKSILRQGSLCVRQAAGPPQGKTPDPKTTWQGSVHPGSVNSVDIGVGSPLKQWVVETRAEVPENGKCHIPGLPPNEHLTNGNGDVHANSLSKKKAVNKGPSLSSKNYHEPSSTHAVSSPKDNRYAYLLPHEDNKAPQTVKMCTPKKCTKSPPAVLSAPEERPGLELVSLGSSSQSQDEGGQLVSAQYIPGHKQTVKLRKGGKNVKVVKVKSASLKSRTQADLLPEAGREKQRTGPKKCRFPEDVSNPLRSSKKMSSSRMKRIPASIPEGRIVDRHPHPTAGKQPVTKHHTHGRDVVLAKPKYKRSDYRRLKSITEVPYEEAIRRARRRQKRAILGHVPAVYLPSDVQYPSPYSYVGSDSEYSAECASLFHSTILDTSEDERSNYTTNCFGDSESSLSEVDFVGESTTTSDSEESGGMNWPQFGQAAGPILGQEMTAAQAKAFVKIKASHNLKRKILRFRSGSLKLMTTV